Proteins co-encoded in one Malus sylvestris chromosome 9, drMalSylv7.2, whole genome shotgun sequence genomic window:
- the LOC126583549 gene encoding peptidyl-prolyl cis-trans isomerase CYP38, chloroplastic-like: MAALLSCHYSAASPASSSSKFFSGHRTPFSIPHNHLATRRSSPRSVQCQIHNQQKGKSFSIKECAISIALAVGLVTGVPALDWTSNAFAAANPAVPDVSVLISGPPIKDPGALLRYALPIDNKAIREVQKPLEDITESLKVAGVRALDSVERNLRQASRALTQGKSLIVSGLAESKKEHGVELLTKLEAGMNELQQIVEDRDRDAVAAKQKELLQYVGGVEEDMVDGFPYEVPEEYQSMPLLKGRATVDMKVKVKDNPSLTDCVFRIVLDGYNAPVTAGNFVDLVERHFYDGMEIQRADGFVVQTGDPEGPAEGFIDPSTEKTRTIPLEIMVEGEKVPFYGATLEELGLYKTQTKLPFNAFGTMAMARDEFEDNSASSQVFWLLKESELTPSNSNILDGRYAVFGYVTENEDFLADLKVGDVIESIQVVSGLENLANPSYKIAG; encoded by the exons ATGGCTGCCCTCCTCTCCTGCCACTACTCTGCTGCTTCTCcagcttcctcctcctccaaatTCTTCAGCGGCCACCGCACTCCCTTCTCAATTCCCCACAACCACCTTGCAACCCGCCGTTCTTCCCCACGCTCTGTCCAATGCCAGATCCACAACCAACAG AAAGGGAAGTCATTCTCCATCAAGGAGTGCGCGATTTCGATAGCATTGGCGGTGGGATTAGTAACAGGAGTTCCTGCATTGGATTGGACTAGCAATGCCTTTGCGGCGGCTAATCCAGCGGTGCCTGATGTGTCTGTACTGATCTCTGGACCGCCGATAAAGGACCCGGGGGCATTGCTGAGATACGCTCTGCCTATTGATAATAAAGCTATCAGGGAAGTACAGAAACCGCTTGAAGATATCACTGAGAGTCTCAAGGTAGCTGGGGTCAGAGCACTCGATTCTGTTGAGAGG AATTTGAGGCAGGCATCTCGAGCTCTGACGCAGGGGAAGTCTTTAATTGTATCTGGATTAGCTGAATCGAAGAAGGAACACGGAGTTGAATTGCTTACCAAGCTGGAAGCTGGAATGAATGAGCTTCAACAGATTGTGGAGGATAGAGATAGAGATGCAGTAGCAGCAAAACAGAAGGAGCTGCTTCAATATGTCGGGGG TGTTGAAGAGGATATGGTGGACGGATTCCCTTACGAAGTGCCTGAAGAATACCAGAGCATGCCTCTGTTGAAGGGGAGAGCGACGGTGGATATGAAGGTCAAGGTTAAGGACAATCCCAGCCTTACTGATTGTGTCTTCCGTATTGTTCTTGATGGTTACAACGCCCCTGTGACTGCCGGGAACTTTGTAGACTTGGTGGAACGACACTTCTACGATGGCATGGAAATCCAAAGAG CGGATGGTTTTGTCGTACAAACTGGTGATCCTGAAGGACCTGCAGAGGGTTTCATAGATCCAAGTACAGAGAAAACCAGGACAATACCATTAGAAATCATGGTCGAGGGAGAGAAAGTACCTTTTTATGGAGCAACTTTGGAA GAGCTCGGGCTATACAAGACACAAACAAAGCTTCCGTTTAATGCGTTCGGAACAATGGCTATGGCGAGAGAT GAATTTGAGGACAATTCTGCTTCCAGCCAAGTGTTCTGGCTGCTCAAGGAAAGTGAGCTAACTCCAAGCAATTCCAATATTTTGGATGGGAGGTATGCAGTGTTTGGATATGTAACAGAGAACGAAGACTTCTTGGCAGATTTGAAAGTTGGTGATGTTATTGAATCAATCCAAGTAGTTTCTGGCCTGGAAAATCTTGCCAATCCAAGCTATAAGATTGCTGGATAG